A genomic region of Coraliomargarita sinensis contains the following coding sequences:
- a CDS encoding MotA/TolQ/ExbB proton channel family protein — MPTETNSLLDQAVQIWTSGGWLMLPLLLLTVFIYLTAFDLFCRVQFHFLVRGKVHKREAGELARDPRPALKMARELVRFDALTSDEVKRHFAEVRNEYLPPIDRRIRFLAIIITAGPLLGLLGTVTGMLSTFSGMVDQIGNRFDSVVTGISEALITTQTGLVISIPAMVLLSLIIQRRNTLVHCIARLERYNVRLALRSDCPVPKVKQSPKP; from the coding sequence ATGCCCACCGAAACCAACAGCCTACTGGATCAAGCCGTTCAAATCTGGACGAGCGGCGGCTGGCTGATGCTGCCCCTCTTGCTGCTGACGGTGTTCATTTATCTGACCGCCTTCGATTTGTTTTGCCGGGTGCAGTTTCACTTTCTCGTGCGGGGAAAGGTGCACAAGCGCGAAGCCGGCGAGCTCGCCCGGGACCCTCGTCCGGCCCTGAAAATGGCCCGTGAACTGGTACGCTTCGATGCGCTGACCAGCGACGAGGTGAAGCGCCACTTTGCCGAGGTGCGGAACGAATATCTCCCGCCCATCGACCGGCGCATCCGTTTCCTCGCAATCATCATTACCGCCGGGCCGCTGCTCGGTCTGCTCGGCACGGTCACCGGTATGCTCAGCACTTTCAGCGGTATGGTCGACCAAATCGGCAACCGCTTCGACAGCGTGGTGACCGGGATCTCCGAGGCACTGATTACGACCCAGACCGGGCTGGTCATCTCCATTCCGGCCATGGTGCTCCTCTCCTTGATCATTCAGCGCCGAAACACCCTCGTTCACTGCATCGCGCGGTTGGAACGCTATAACGTTCGGCTGGCTCTGCGCTCGGACTGTCCGGTGCCGAAAGTCAAACAAAGCCCTAAACCGTAA
- a CDS encoding ExbD/TolR family protein, with protein MKQRRLLYATNTQTEEINVSPLIDIVFILLIFFIVTTVFVEETGVEVQRPQAASASDLEKESILIAITAEGKVVYGGREIGVRGVRGVVRRLMKQDDEMPVIVQADKAASIDLYTQVHDEAALAGATRINLATQHTR; from the coding sequence ATGAAACAACGCCGCTTACTCTACGCCACCAACACGCAGACGGAAGAGATCAACGTCTCTCCCCTGATCGACATCGTCTTCATCCTACTCATCTTCTTCATCGTCACCACCGTTTTTGTGGAGGAGACCGGCGTCGAGGTGCAGCGACCCCAGGCTGCTTCGGCCAGCGACCTTGAAAAGGAGTCCATCCTCATCGCCATTACCGCCGAGGGTAAAGTCGTCTACGGCGGGCGCGAGATCGGGGTGCGTGGCGTGCGTGGCGTGGTACGTCGTTTGATGAAGCAGGACGACGAAATGCCGGTTATCGTGCAGGCGGACAAAGCGGCTTCCATCGATCTCTACACCCAGGTTCACGACGAAGCCGCGCTGGCCGGTGCCACCCGAATCAATCTGGCCACGCAGCATACCCGCTAA
- a CDS encoding energy transducer TonB → MPKEFPNSRWKWTPLIAIGGALGTAGLLFLLIPLTQLLDKVEQPDLEVREVTFSPPPPELPPPPPDEMEPPEAEEPPPEMPKEPPPIEIDALDVALNPGAGDAVAMGIPTPDLNMEQDMTGDIQKLFTFEDLSESPRLINQPRFRYPSRLARRGIDEGKVIVEIDILPNGRAELRRIISSTHPELEEAAREIVRSARFTKPEVNGRPQTVRGRFPLILQN, encoded by the coding sequence ATGCCAAAGGAATTCCCCAACAGCCGATGGAAATGGACGCCGCTTATCGCGATCGGCGGCGCCCTTGGCACGGCGGGTCTGCTCTTTTTGCTCATTCCATTGACGCAGTTGCTCGATAAGGTGGAGCAGCCCGACCTGGAGGTCCGTGAGGTCACGTTCTCCCCGCCGCCTCCCGAACTACCGCCCCCACCTCCCGATGAGATGGAGCCTCCCGAGGCGGAAGAGCCTCCCCCCGAGATGCCGAAAGAACCGCCGCCCATCGAGATCGATGCGCTGGATGTCGCGCTCAATCCCGGTGCCGGTGATGCCGTCGCCATGGGTATCCCCACTCCGGATTTGAACATGGAGCAGGACATGACCGGCGACATACAAAAGCTCTTTACTTTCGAGGACCTTTCCGAAAGCCCGCGCCTTATCAATCAGCCACGCTTCCGTTATCCTTCGCGACTGGCCCGCCGCGGGATTGATGAGGGCAAAGTCATTGTCGAGATCGACATTCTACCCAACGGGCGGGCCGAGCTGCGCCGCATCATTTCCTCCACCCATCCCGAACTGGAAGAGGCCGCCCGCGAGATCGTCCGTTCCGCCCGATTCACCAAGCCCGAAGTCAACGGCCGTCCGCAAACCGTGCGGGGGCGCTTCCCTTTGATCCTCCAGAACTAG
- a CDS encoding tetratricopeptide repeat protein has product MMTHNQTISILAACLFTVAAAAQPFDLTDTGAAAPDFREQFLASYGVNPKIEPEVTQEDRPLYERIEPYLKNNPREAIRIVNGELGPETNAAFYFLLGNLYYQTGQYPQSERALEQAVSKFPSFRRAYRTLGLIYIQSDRFEPAIKAWLKVITLGGGDAQSYGLLAYAYLAEGKYRSALTAYQKALMFKPDSTDFRRGEAQCLLQTAQYQQAAALFDELITEKPDVADYWPLQANAYLELERYDDAMANLEILAGRGQASLESQLLLGNLYLRDDNHRLALVTYQDALKVHGVAAVEDALRPLEYLINRSLFDEAAEYLTTLKSELPAELEAEDRTRLIVAEAGIALESGDRAKAIEQLKPVVKAQPLAAEALLLLAEAYQREEDFEEAEFYLQRVLSIPEEKVEALVALGRLEVRRGDFDAALKHLRAAREQAPRRPGLASYIESIENAR; this is encoded by the coding sequence ATGATGACTCACAACCAAACCATCTCCATCCTCGCCGCATGTTTGTTCACGGTTGCCGCAGCCGCCCAACCCTTCGACCTGACTGATACCGGCGCGGCCGCGCCCGACTTCCGTGAGCAATTTCTTGCCAGCTATGGTGTGAACCCGAAAATCGAGCCGGAGGTGACTCAGGAGGACCGCCCGCTCTACGAGCGCATCGAGCCTTACCTGAAAAACAATCCGCGGGAGGCGATTCGTATTGTCAACGGAGAGCTCGGCCCAGAGACCAACGCCGCCTTTTACTTCCTGCTGGGCAATCTCTATTATCAGACCGGCCAATATCCCCAATCCGAACGCGCTCTGGAGCAGGCCGTTTCCAAGTTTCCCTCCTTTCGCCGTGCCTACCGCACACTTGGGTTGATCTACATCCAGTCCGACCGTTTCGAGCCCGCGATCAAGGCCTGGCTCAAAGTGATCACCCTGGGTGGAGGCGATGCCCAGAGCTACGGCTTGCTGGCCTACGCCTATCTCGCGGAAGGGAAATACCGCAGCGCGCTTACCGCCTATCAAAAGGCCCTCATGTTCAAGCCCGACAGTACCGACTTTCGCCGGGGCGAGGCCCAGTGCCTCCTGCAGACCGCGCAATACCAACAGGCCGCTGCGCTCTTTGACGAACTGATCACGGAAAAGCCCGATGTGGCCGATTACTGGCCCCTCCAAGCCAATGCCTACCTCGAACTGGAGCGCTACGACGACGCCATGGCCAATCTGGAAATTCTCGCCGGCCGCGGGCAGGCTTCGCTGGAGAGTCAGCTGCTGTTGGGGAACCTATACTTGCGCGATGATAACCACCGTCTCGCCCTGGTCACCTATCAGGATGCGCTAAAGGTGCACGGCGTGGCCGCCGTCGAGGACGCCCTGCGCCCGCTGGAGTATTTGATCAACCGGAGCCTCTTTGACGAGGCCGCCGAGTACCTGACCACCCTGAAATCGGAGCTGCCCGCCGAACTCGAAGCGGAGGACCGCACCCGCCTGATTGTGGCGGAAGCTGGCATTGCCCTCGAAAGCGGGGACCGGGCGAAAGCGATCGAGCAATTAAAGCCCGTCGTCAAAGCCCAGCCTCTGGCGGCGGAGGCTCTGCTTCTGCTGGCGGAGGCCTACCAAAGGGAGGAGGACTTCGAGGAGGCCGAATTCTATCTCCAACGCGTGCTCTCCATCCCCGAGGAAAAGGTGGAAGCCCTGGTTGCGCTCGGCCGTCTGGAAGTCCGCCGCGGTGATTTCGATGCCGCGCTCAAGCACCTGCGCGCGGCCCGTGAGCAGGCCCCCCGACGACCCGGGTTGGCCAGCTATATCGAGTCGATCGAAAACGCGCGCTAG